In Canis lupus dingo isolate Sandy chromosome 12, ASM325472v2, whole genome shotgun sequence, the following proteins share a genomic window:
- the AMD1 gene encoding S-adenosylmethionine decarboxylase proenzyme isoform X2, which produces MFVSKRRFILKTCGTTLLLKALVPLLKLARDYSGFDSIQSFFYSRKNFMKPSHQGYPHRNFQEEIEFLNAIFPNGAAYCMGRMNSDCWYLYTLDFPETRVISQPDQTLEILMSELDPAVMDQFYMKDGVTAKDVTRESGIRDLIPGSVIDATLFNPCGYSMNGMKSDGTYWTIHITPEPEFSYVSFETNLSQTSYDDLIRKVVEVFKPGKFVTTLFVNQSSKCRTVLSSPQKIEGFKRLDCQSAMFNDYNFVFTSFAKKQQQQQS; this is translated from the exons ATGTTTGTCTCCAAGAGACGTTTCATTTTGAAGACATGTGGTACCACCCTCTTGCTGAAAGCACTGGTTCCCCTGTTGAAACTTGCTAGGGATTACAGTGGGTTTGACTCAATTCAA AGCTTCTTTTATTCTCGTAAGAATTTCATGAAGCCTTCTCACCAAGGGTACCCACACCGGAAtttccaggaagaaatagaatttcttaaTGCAATTTTCCCAA ATGGAGCAGCATATTGTATGGGACGTATGAATTCTGACTGTTG gtACTTGTATACTTTGGATTTCCCAGAGACTCGGGTAATCAGTCAGCCAGATCAAACCCTGGAAATTCTGATGAGTGAGCTTGACCCAGCAGTTATGGACCAGTTCTACATGAAAGATGGTGTTACTGCAAAGGATGTCACTCGT GAGAGTGGAATTCGTGACCTGATACCAGGTTCTGTCATTGATGCCACACTGTTCAATCCTTGTGGGTATTCGATGAATGGAATGAAATCGGAT GGAACTTATTGGACTATTCACATCACTCCAGAACCAGAATTTTCTTATGTTAGCTTTGAAACAAACTTAAGTCAGACCTCCTATGATGACCTGATCAGGAAAGTTGTTGAAGTCTTCAAGCCAGGGAAATTTGTGACCACCCTGTTTGTAAATCAG AGTTCTAAATGTCGCACAGTGCTTTCTTCACCCCAGAAGATTGAAGGCTTTAAACGTCTGGATTGCCAGAGCGCTATGTTCAATgattacaattttgtttttaccaGTTTTGCTAAGAAGCAGCAACAACAGCAGAGttga